The Chryseobacterium nakagawai genome has a segment encoding these proteins:
- a CDS encoding PDZ domain-containing protein, with translation MKLKLLLLGLLLGTFIHAQNSFRLLNTQKTVIPFQLINNLIFIPININGANLTFMVDTGVAETILFSLDNKEVKLSNVEKIKFSGLGGSLSIDGLKSERNIGRIGDEIINTSMSLYVILDEEFNISSHVGIPVNGVVGYHFFKDHPIAIDYISKKITIYENMDALKRKIRKFDEMPISIEKDKPYLNADVEMTREKKESKLLIDLGNSDAIWLFPTLIKDFVYNRPNIDDFLGRGFNGDIYGKRSRIHNFYLGDFKFEKPLTAMPDEYSIQHVSLVKDRKGSVGGEIMRRFSIIFDYANNKLYLKKNRNFDDPFHFNMSGLDFKQDGLEWQEDRVKIETQAMGGTVNGTVGNKNEVYRESFQYNFILKPIFSIAGVRKDSPAYVAGLKKDDKVISINGDKTADMKLEKILEIMKSSEGRTITMVIQRQEEKLTFRFNLEDPIPYQE, from the coding sequence ATGAAACTAAAGCTACTTTTACTGGGTTTATTATTGGGTACTTTTATCCATGCACAAAACTCTTTCCGACTACTCAATACTCAGAAAACAGTTATCCCTTTTCAGCTTATCAACAATCTTATTTTTATCCCCATCAATATAAATGGAGCTAACCTGACCTTTATGGTGGATACAGGAGTAGCAGAAACTATTCTTTTCAGCCTGGACAATAAAGAAGTTAAACTAAGTAATGTTGAGAAAATAAAGTTTTCCGGGCTTGGGGGAAGCCTAAGTATAGATGGATTAAAATCAGAACGTAATATCGGTAGAATTGGAGATGAGATCATCAATACCTCTATGTCTCTTTATGTGATTCTTGATGAGGAATTCAATATTTCTTCTCACGTAGGGATTCCTGTAAACGGAGTTGTCGGTTACCACTTTTTTAAGGATCACCCGATCGCTATTGATTATATTTCTAAAAAAATAACGATCTATGAGAATATGGATGCTTTAAAAAGGAAGATTAGAAAATTTGATGAAATGCCCATCAGTATTGAAAAAGATAAGCCTTATCTAAACGCGGACGTAGAAATGACCCGTGAAAAGAAAGAATCAAAACTTCTTATTGATCTTGGAAACAGTGATGCAATCTGGCTCTTCCCTACTCTTATTAAAGATTTTGTTTATAACCGTCCTAATATTGATGATTTTCTGGGCCGTGGATTCAATGGAGATATTTATGGTAAAAGAAGCAGAATCCATAACTTTTATCTTGGAGATTTTAAGTTTGAAAAGCCACTTACCGCAATGCCTGATGAATACTCCATTCAGCATGTGAGCCTGGTAAAAGACCGGAAAGGATCTGTAGGTGGTGAAATCATGAGACGGTTTTCTATTATTTTTGATTATGCCAACAATAAACTATATTTGAAGAAGAACAGAAATTTTGACGACCCTTTCCATTTTAATATGAGTGGACTGGATTTTAAACAGGACGGACTGGAATGGCAGGAAGATAGAGTGAAAATTGAGACTCAAGCCATGGGCGGTACAGTAAACGGTACAGTAGGTAATAAGAATGAAGTGTATAGAGAATCTTTTCAATATAATTTTATTCTCAAACCCATATTTTCTATTGCTGGAGTGAGAAAAGATTCACCGGCTTATGTAGCAGGCTTAAAAAAAGACGACAAAGTGATCAGTATCAACGGAGATAAAACAGCAGACATGAAGCTTGAGAAAATCCTTGAAATCATGAAGTCCTCAGAAGGAAGAACGATCACCATGGTGATTCAGAGGCAAGAAGAAAAACTGACTTTCCGTTTTAATTTGGAAGATCCGATCCCTTATCAAGAATAA
- a CDS encoding alpha/beta hydrolase, which produces MNLDYLVREPENITSATPILFMLHGYGSNEQDLFSFRETLPKDWIIISFRAPRDTQFEGYSWYDINFNDPENFIDVPQAKESLNAVLESILKIINNYGLTESKVHLCGFSQGGILCYALALKYPELFTNVACLSAYAEEKILDGIVKDKKKLEKLRFFVSHGTDDAVIPIDWGRKAAELLYDLNCYFTFREYMSGHGVNQKNYMDLMDFFSK; this is translated from the coding sequence ATGAATTTAGATTACTTGGTAAGAGAGCCGGAAAATATTACCTCTGCTACTCCTATACTTTTTATGCTTCATGGCTACGGCAGCAATGAGCAGGACCTTTTCAGCTTTAGAGAAACCCTTCCAAAAGATTGGATCATCATTAGTTTCAGAGCTCCTAGAGATACTCAATTTGAGGGATATTCATGGTATGATATTAATTTTAACGACCCTGAAAATTTCATTGATGTTCCCCAGGCTAAGGAATCTTTAAATGCTGTACTGGAAAGTATATTAAAAATCATAAATAATTATGGTCTCACTGAAAGCAAAGTTCATTTATGCGGTTTCAGCCAGGGAGGAATATTATGCTATGCTTTAGCATTAAAATATCCTGAGTTATTTACAAATGTTGCCTGTTTGAGTGCTTACGCAGAAGAAAAGATTCTGGACGGAATTGTAAAAGACAAAAAGAAACTGGAAAAGCTAAGATTCTTTGTATCCCACGGTACAGATGATGCCGTAATTCCTATTGATTGGGGAAGAAAGGCTGCTGAATTGCTTTATGACCTTAATTGCTATTTTACATTCAGAGAATATATGAGTGGGCATGGGGTCAATCAGAAAAATTATATGGATTTAATGGATTTCTTCTCAAAATAA
- a CDS encoding response regulator, whose amino-acid sequence MENEKINIVIVDDHPIVIEGLKMMLKSQPSFNIPETFTSGSEIIRFMDANKVDIILLDITLPDTNGTELCREIKKKSPETAVIMFSNRSERSIIMQSIQNGASGYLLKNTSIEELVICIQGALSGDIVFCNETKQIISKPSQNDQPIPRLTKREKQILHLVAQGKTSNRIAEELFLSPLTVDTHRKNLLQKFQAKNSTELVNQAIEYNLI is encoded by the coding sequence ATGGAGAATGAAAAAATAAATATTGTCATCGTAGACGATCATCCTATCGTCATTGAAGGATTAAAAATGATGCTGAAAAGCCAGCCTTCATTCAATATTCCGGAAACCTTTACCTCCGGTTCGGAGATCATTCGTTTTATGGATGCCAATAAGGTTGATATTATTCTTTTAGATATCACACTACCAGATACCAATGGTACGGAACTATGTAGGGAAATCAAAAAAAAATCTCCTGAAACTGCAGTAATTATGTTCAGTAATCGTTCTGAAAGGAGTATCATCATGCAGTCTATACAAAACGGAGCCAGCGGCTACCTTCTCAAAAATACATCTATTGAAGAATTGGTAATCTGCATCCAAGGAGCATTATCCGGAGACATTGTTTTTTGTAATGAAACCAAACAGATTATCAGCAAACCTTCACAAAATGACCAGCCAATTCCCAGGCTAACTAAAAGAGAGAAACAAATCCTGCATCTTGTAGCACAGGGTAAAACAAGCAATAGGATTGCTGAAGAACTTTTTCTAAGTCCACTTACTGTAGATACCCATCGTAAAAATCTTCTACAGAAATTTCAGGCTAAAAATTCTACAGAACTCGTGAACCAGGCTATAGAATATAATCTGATTTAA
- a CDS encoding tetratricopeptide repeat-containing sensor histidine kinase has translation MKRLLILLSILLSFGLQSQQLIPLNEKPYLDSLQNVLKSSGTTTVKANTTFLLSNYYRNIDSLLSKKYLESAKILIKSDAFLSAKYNFYEAQYNLDRNKEKATVSYQKAIKALSKFKNEESDLLQAAAWYSYGVTQKDKEGYPFLVKTILEKSIPLAKKYENSMNLGLLYTQLAVILTYNAEFKKSEEYNTKALKILEKNYPNSPELFFTYLNLANNFCYQAKGDEAKKFLDKAEALIGPHPDSSVNAFYYYGKTLYFITRQKNPEALPVIEKGLYYAKTFNQNLLAQMFYFNKYDILRKLKRYNEAKGALEDILTEKSLALDLNNRKTIYKQLSSLHEEMGNTKEALGWEQKYSKLNDSLNTENVKLEINKIEAKFNTAEKERKIATLNAEKNQKELEVNKKNFYLWGLSLILLLVISLLIFLYIIFRKNKKISKQKINEIKQKEELSLTKAILEGEERERERIARDLHDGLGGMLAGVKINFSTWSASHLDPKKDQEFYKILGQLDNSVGELRHVARNLMPESLLNFGLETALNDLCEFYNRKDIEIDFQAINIEKNLPLNIQLNIYRIAQELLANAIKHSEATSILLQCSQSEKDFFITIEDNGKGFESNKEQKTKSMGLLNLKNRVDYLKGNMEINSDSQGTTINIELNIDGE, from the coding sequence ATGAAGAGATTACTGATCCTGTTAAGCATACTACTGTCCTTTGGTCTACAATCACAACAATTGATTCCCCTTAATGAAAAGCCCTACCTGGACAGTTTACAAAACGTTCTAAAAAGCAGCGGCACTACAACTGTAAAAGCAAATACTACTTTTCTTTTGTCAAATTATTATAGAAATATTGATTCTCTTTTAAGTAAAAAGTATCTGGAAAGTGCAAAAATTCTTATCAAAAGTGATGCTTTTCTTTCAGCCAAATACAATTTTTACGAAGCGCAATATAATCTTGATCGAAATAAAGAGAAAGCCACCGTTTCTTACCAAAAAGCGATTAAAGCATTATCAAAATTCAAAAATGAAGAATCTGATCTTCTTCAGGCAGCAGCGTGGTATAGCTATGGGGTCACACAGAAAGACAAGGAAGGTTATCCTTTTTTAGTGAAAACGATTCTTGAAAAAAGTATTCCATTGGCTAAAAAATATGAAAATAGCATGAATCTTGGACTTTTATACACCCAGCTTGCCGTTATCCTTACTTACAATGCAGAGTTTAAAAAATCTGAGGAGTATAATACTAAAGCTTTAAAAATTCTTGAAAAAAACTATCCCAATTCTCCTGAACTATTCTTCACCTACTTAAATTTAGCCAATAATTTCTGTTATCAGGCCAAAGGGGATGAAGCTAAAAAGTTTTTGGATAAAGCCGAAGCACTCATTGGTCCTCATCCGGATTCCTCCGTGAATGCTTTTTATTATTATGGTAAAACACTTTATTTTATTACCCGACAAAAGAACCCGGAAGCATTACCCGTTATTGAAAAAGGTCTTTATTATGCTAAAACGTTTAATCAGAATCTATTGGCGCAGATGTTTTATTTCAACAAATATGACATTTTAAGAAAATTAAAAAGGTATAATGAGGCTAAAGGTGCTTTAGAAGATATTTTAACAGAAAAATCGCTTGCTCTTGATCTCAATAACAGAAAGACCATTTATAAGCAGCTTTCTTCTTTACATGAAGAGATGGGGAATACAAAAGAAGCTTTAGGTTGGGAACAGAAATATTCAAAACTTAATGATAGTCTGAATACTGAAAATGTAAAGCTTGAGATCAATAAAATTGAGGCCAAGTTCAATACAGCAGAAAAGGAAAGAAAAATAGCCACCTTAAATGCTGAGAAGAACCAAAAAGAACTGGAAGTCAACAAGAAAAATTTCTATTTATGGGGATTAAGCCTTATTTTATTATTAGTTATAAGTCTTTTGATCTTCCTCTATATCATCTTTAGAAAAAATAAAAAGATTTCTAAACAGAAAATCAATGAAATCAAGCAAAAGGAAGAACTCTCCTTAACAAAAGCTATTCTTGAGGGGGAAGAAAGAGAACGGGAACGTATAGCAAGAGATCTTCATGATGGATTAGGGGGAATGCTGGCTGGAGTAAAAATCAATTTTTCAACATGGTCTGCCAGTCATTTAGATCCTAAAAAAGACCAGGAGTTTTATAAGATCCTGGGACAACTGGATAATTCTGTAGGGGAACTTCGGCATGTGGCAAGAAACCTGATGCCTGAATCATTGCTTAATTTCGGGTTGGAAACCGCCCTCAATGACCTTTGTGAATTTTACAACAGAAAAGATATTGAGATAGATTTCCAAGCGATCAATATTGAAAAGAATCTCCCATTAAACATTCAGCTTAACATTTACAGGATTGCACAGGAATTATTAGCTAATGCTATCAAGCATTCTGAAGCCACCAGTATTTTATTACAATGCTCCCAATCTGAAAAAGATTTTTTCATCACAATTGAAGACAATGGAAAAGGTTTTGAAAGCAACAAAGAACAAAAAACCAAAAGCATGGGTCTCCTTAATTTAAAGAACAGGGTGGATTACCTGAAAGGAAACATGGAGATCAACTCAGACAGTCAAGGTACAACCATTAATATAGAACTCAATATAGATGGAGAATGA
- a CDS encoding fatty acid desaturase: MKHQEKSRQIRREINQSYHELKEEYPLLKKQDSIGFSIFLFSIIVILAVSFGWYKDIVPTWLMIVMNAFFMGILHEIEHDLIHWLYFKKQKTIHHFMLLSVWVLRPLTINPWIRRTLHYHHHKFSGTLHDVEERGVTNGERWSIKRLFTTADLVLGGLFRVHRMFHDMDKEVKNGNLKEETSTALKRTAFLSLLPLTIFAHLILYFFFADLLLSWGNARFMTDFSFPPYIVNVLKSLNVMIYTILIPNLLRQFCLHFITSNMHYFGDVEEGNVIEQTQVLNIWWTFPMQVFCFFFGWTHSIHHFVVNETFYVRHIGRKQAQGILKKYGVRFNDLGTFRRANRFREFSNKIN, translated from the coding sequence GTGAAGCATCAAGAGAAATCCAGACAGATTAGGAGAGAGATTAATCAATCCTATCATGAACTTAAAGAAGAATATCCTCTATTGAAGAAGCAGGACAGTATTGGGTTTTCAATATTTTTATTTTCAATTATTGTTATCCTTGCTGTTTCCTTTGGTTGGTATAAGGATATTGTTCCAACTTGGTTAATGATTGTAATGAATGCTTTTTTTATGGGAATTCTCCACGAGATTGAGCATGATCTTATTCATTGGCTTTATTTTAAAAAACAAAAGACAATACATCATTTTATGCTTTTGAGTGTCTGGGTGCTACGTCCGTTGACAATCAATCCCTGGATCAGACGCACATTGCATTATCATCATCATAAGTTTTCAGGAACATTACACGATGTGGAGGAGCGTGGGGTAACAAATGGTGAGCGGTGGTCAATCAAACGCTTATTCACAACTGCTGATCTTGTTTTAGGAGGGCTTTTTCGTGTTCACCGAATGTTTCATGATATGGATAAGGAAGTGAAGAACGGAAATCTTAAAGAAGAAACTTCTACAGCTTTAAAACGGACTGCATTTTTAAGTTTGCTTCCTCTGACAATTTTCGCTCATCTGATATTGTATTTCTTTTTTGCAGATTTACTACTGAGCTGGGGTAATGCAAGATTTATGACCGATTTCAGTTTTCCACCTTATATAGTAAACGTGTTGAAGAGTTTGAATGTGATGATTTATACAATTCTTATTCCCAATCTTTTACGTCAATTCTGCTTACATTTTATAACATCCAATATGCATTATTTTGGAGATGTGGAAGAAGGGAATGTTATTGAGCAGACACAGGTACTAAACATCTGGTGGACTTTTCCCATGCAGGTATTCTGTTTCTTTTTTGGTTGGACACACAGTATTCATCATTTTGTAGTCAATGAGACCTTCTATGTACGTCATATTGGAAGAAAGCAAGCGCAGGGGATATTGAAGAAATACGGCGTCCGTTTTAATGATCTGGGAACCTTCAGAAGAGCTAACCGTTTCCGGGAATTCTCAAATAAGATCAATTAA
- the tyrS gene encoding tyrosine--tRNA ligase, with protein MNSFIEELKWRGLFADMMPGTDEQLNKEVTTAYIGFDPTADSLHIGSLIQIKILAHFQQHGHKPIALVGGATGMIGDPSGKSAERNLLDEETLLHYVDCLKNQLSRFLDFAGNGPNKAELVNNYDWMKNISFLDFAKNVGKNITVNYMMAKDSVKKRFSGESGADGMSFTEFTYQLIQGYDFLHLYQNNNVKLQMGGSDQWGNITTGTELIRRKAQGEAFALTVPLITKADGSKFGKSESGENYWLDRKKTSPYKFYQFWLNATDEDAERFIKFYTFLGKEEIDALIEEHKTAAHERKLQKKLAEEVTVWVHGREEYEKALKASEILFGRSTAEDLVSLDEATFLEVFDGVPQKEVAKADVLGISIVDLLSEKSGFLKSKSEAQREIKGNSISVNKQKVNDTFTANETDLIDGKFLLLQKGKKSYFIVKVI; from the coding sequence ATGAATTCCTTTATAGAAGAACTGAAATGGCGTGGTCTGTTTGCTGATATGATGCCTGGAACCGATGAACAACTGAATAAAGAGGTAACTACTGCATATATTGGTTTTGATCCAACGGCCGATTCTTTACATATCGGAAGTCTTATTCAGATAAAAATTTTAGCACACTTCCAGCAGCATGGTCACAAGCCGATTGCTTTGGTAGGTGGAGCTACAGGAATGATCGGTGATCCATCAGGAAAATCGGCAGAGAGAAACCTTTTGGACGAGGAAACGCTTTTGCATTATGTAGATTGTTTGAAAAACCAGCTTTCAAGATTCCTTGATTTTGCAGGAAATGGGCCTAATAAAGCAGAGTTGGTAAACAACTATGACTGGATGAAAAACATTTCTTTCCTGGATTTTGCCAAAAATGTTGGAAAAAACATCACAGTTAACTACATGATGGCTAAGGATTCTGTAAAGAAAAGATTTTCGGGAGAATCAGGTGCAGATGGAATGAGTTTTACAGAATTTACCTATCAGCTGATCCAGGGCTATGATTTTCTTCACTTATACCAAAACAACAATGTAAAGCTTCAGATGGGAGGTTCTGACCAGTGGGGAAATATCACTACCGGAACAGAATTAATCCGTAGAAAAGCTCAGGGCGAAGCATTCGCACTAACAGTTCCTTTGATCACAAAAGCGGATGGTTCTAAATTCGGAAAATCTGAAAGCGGAGAAAACTATTGGTTGGATAGAAAAAAGACTTCTCCATATAAATTCTACCAGTTTTGGCTAAATGCTACGGATGAAGATGCTGAAAGATTCATTAAATTCTATACATTCCTTGGAAAAGAAGAAATTGACGCATTAATTGAAGAACATAAAACAGCAGCTCACGAAAGAAAACTTCAGAAAAAATTAGCGGAAGAAGTTACCGTTTGGGTACACGGAAGAGAAGAATACGAAAAAGCACTTAAAGCTTCTGAAATTCTTTTCGGACGCTCTACTGCTGAAGATTTGGTAAGCCTTGATGAAGCAACATTCCTTGAAGTATTTGACGGAGTTCCACAAAAGGAGGTAGCAAAAGCTGATGTATTAGGAATAAGCATTGTTGATCTTCTTTCTGAAAAATCAGGATTCTTAAAATCTAAGAGTGAGGCACAAAGAGAAATCAAAGGAAATTCAATCTCTGTTAATAAGCAAAAAGTAAATGATACTTTTACCGCTAATGAAACCGATCTTATTGATGGCAAATTTTTATTGCTTCAAAAAGGAAAGAAAAGTTATTTCATTGTAAAAGTTATTTAA
- a CDS encoding RNA polymerase sigma factor, producing MNDEQLFLLIQKAKDKDQKAQTKLINVFWVDVFSFVMKKVKDENDADEITVNVFSKVLSKLDMFDPHFQFKTWILTIAQNTVIDFWRKKNRENEDAVENLDEVKNQYAKSPEELLISEEEQKKIIKTIESLDANYQDIIKLRFFEEKSIKEIAEELGISVANTKVRVMRAKKVLAELLKNNEFEDN from the coding sequence ATGAACGACGAACAGCTATTTCTGCTCATTCAAAAGGCCAAAGATAAAGACCAGAAGGCCCAGACTAAACTCATCAATGTTTTTTGGGTGGATGTTTTCTCTTTTGTGATGAAAAAAGTAAAAGATGAAAACGATGCCGATGAGATTACCGTGAATGTCTTTTCCAAAGTCCTATCGAAATTGGATATGTTCGATCCGCATTTTCAGTTTAAAACCTGGATTCTCACCATTGCTCAGAATACAGTTATTGATTTTTGGAGAAAAAAGAACCGTGAAAACGAGGACGCTGTTGAAAACCTTGATGAGGTAAAAAATCAATATGCAAAATCCCCCGAAGAACTTCTCATTTCTGAAGAAGAACAAAAGAAAATCATTAAAACCATTGAATCTCTGGATGCCAATTACCAGGATATTATTAAGCTGAGGTTTTTTGAAGAAAAAAGTATCAAGGAAATAGCTGAAGAACTGGGGATTTCTGTTGCCAATACAAAAGTTCGGGTGATGCGAGCTAAAAAAGTTCTTGCTGAGCTATTGAAAAACAATGAATTTGAAGACAATTAA
- the lipA gene encoding lipoyl synthase yields the protein MENSVQDTTVQKPKWIRVKLPTGKNYRELRTLVDKYKLNTICQSGSCPNMGECWGEGTATFMILGNICTRSCGFCGVKTGKPLDVNWDEPEKVARSIKLMKIKHAVLTSVDRDDIKDMGSILWAETVNAVRRISPGTTMETLIPDFQGITKHIDRLVDVAPEVISHNMETVKRLTREVRIQAKYERSLEVLRYLKEAGQRRTKTGVMLGLGETKDEVFQTIEDIRNANVDVITLGQYLQPTKKHLPVKRFITPEEFDELGDFARSLGFRHVESSPLVRSSYHAEKHIH from the coding sequence ATGGAAAATTCAGTTCAAGACACTACCGTTCAAAAACCAAAGTGGATTCGTGTAAAACTTCCTACGGGAAAGAACTACAGGGAATTGAGAACCTTGGTTGATAAATATAAATTAAACACCATTTGCCAAAGCGGAAGCTGCCCGAATATGGGGGAGTGCTGGGGAGAAGGTACGGCAACGTTCATGATTTTAGGAAATATCTGTACAAGAAGCTGTGGATTCTGTGGAGTAAAAACAGGAAAACCGCTTGATGTAAACTGGGATGAACCTGAAAAAGTGGCCCGTTCAATCAAATTAATGAAGATTAAACACGCTGTTCTTACTTCTGTAGATCGTGATGATATTAAAGATATGGGATCTATTCTTTGGGCAGAAACAGTGAATGCTGTAAGAAGAATCTCTCCGGGAACTACAATGGAAACATTGATTCCGGATTTCCAGGGAATCACCAAGCATATTGACCGATTGGTTGATGTTGCTCCTGAAGTGATCTCTCACAACATGGAAACGGTAAAACGTTTGACCCGAGAAGTGAGAATCCAGGCAAAATATGAAAGAAGCCTTGAGGTATTAAGATATTTAAAAGAAGCAGGACAAAGAAGAACTAAAACCGGGGTTATGCTTGGTTTAGGTGAAACTAAAGATGAGGTTTTCCAAACAATTGAAGACATCAGAAATGCGAATGTAGATGTTATCACTCTTGGACAATATTTACAGCCCACTAAAAAACATCTTCCTGTAAAGAGATTTATTACTCCGGAAGAGTTTGATGAGTTGGGTGACTTTGCAAGAAGCTTAGGTTTCAGACATGTGGAAAGTTCTCCTCTTGTTAGAAGCTCTTATCACGCAGAAAAACATATTCACTAG
- a CDS encoding AraC family transcriptional regulator, which produces MKIQKEIITFEKGKSFKLFAPSLKNCFFWHYHPEIELVYVEASNGIRHVGKNISGFTDNELLLIGANVPHLNFDYGIQTECKQLVLQIRENFLQDIILPVPEFENIKNLLERSYLGLSFSGETKSIVVEKLQILKSKNSFESLIGLLEILQILANSTEVNELNKEDTRIKWFLNDKIRMGTIYDYIHENHDKKPNVNEIAQIVSLSTPAFCRYFKKQTNMTFTDFVNNYRINQAKIYLLKDSSVTEVCFQVGFESLSYFNKLFKQHTGETPSEFKKKHFKPIEINGRIGVINRESSCNKSF; this is translated from the coding sequence ATGAAGATCCAGAAAGAAATCATAACGTTTGAAAAAGGGAAATCATTTAAACTATTTGCCCCTTCCTTAAAGAATTGTTTTTTCTGGCATTACCATCCTGAAATAGAGTTGGTGTATGTAGAAGCTTCAAACGGAATCCGGCATGTTGGAAAAAATATTTCAGGGTTTACAGACAATGAACTTCTGTTGATAGGTGCGAATGTTCCTCATCTCAATTTTGATTACGGGATACAGACAGAATGTAAACAATTAGTATTGCAAATACGCGAAAATTTTCTCCAGGATATCATTCTTCCTGTTCCTGAGTTTGAGAATATTAAAAATCTTTTAGAACGTTCCTACCTTGGATTATCATTCTCCGGAGAAACCAAAAGCATCGTTGTTGAAAAACTTCAGATCCTTAAGAGTAAAAACTCATTTGAATCATTAATAGGACTCCTTGAAATATTACAGATTCTGGCCAATTCCACTGAGGTAAATGAGCTCAATAAAGAAGATACAAGAATCAAATGGTTCCTGAACGATAAGATCAGAATGGGAACCATCTACGATTATATTCATGAAAATCATGATAAAAAGCCTAATGTAAACGAGATTGCCCAGATTGTCAGTTTAAGCACGCCTGCTTTCTGTCGGTATTTTAAAAAGCAAACCAATATGACTTTCACAGATTTTGTCAATAATTACAGAATCAATCAGGCTAAAATTTATCTGTTAAAAGATTCTTCTGTCACTGAAGTTTGTTTTCAGGTAGGATTTGAAAGCCTTTCCTATTTTAATAAACTGTTTAAGCAGCATACGGGTGAAACACCTTCAGAATTTAAGAAAAAACATTTTAAACCTATTGAAATTAATGGCCGGATCGGAGTGATTAACCGGGAATCTTCTTGTAATAAATCGTTTTGA
- a CDS encoding MFS transporter, which translates to MKIDKRIIPLAIGGLGIGTTEFTVMGLLPDIAKTLEITIPQAGHLISAYAMGVVIGAPLLIGYSVKFPPKKVLIAFMILFTLFNGLSAIAPNYGTMLIIRFMSGLPHGAFFGVGTVVAAKMAGKGKEAFYISMMFTGLTVANLVMVPLVTYIGHTFHWRLYFAIVALIGVFALLFLKLWMPAMEANQNTHFLDELKFLKKKQSWLVLAITAIGFGGLFTWLSYITPLMTGISGVESSQMAYVMVLAGAGMVVGNLAGGIISDKLGPEKTCAVLIFLMMISLVGVFLLSEHQNIAFILTFMCGALSMSIAAPINIMMMKAAPKSEMMAAAFMQAGFNIANAMGAFFGGIPLEYGLPFNYPSLVGVGMTFIGFAISVRYMYLYGSQKANEEEVMAERVSCDK; encoded by the coding sequence ATGAAGATTGATAAAAGAATAATACCGCTGGCGATTGGCGGGTTGGGAATAGGAACCACGGAATTTACCGTTATGGGGCTATTGCCAGATATTGCAAAAACACTGGAAATCACTATTCCGCAAGCGGGGCATCTGATTTCTGCCTATGCAATGGGAGTGGTAATCGGAGCACCGCTTCTGATTGGATATTCGGTGAAATTTCCTCCCAAAAAAGTTTTGATTGCATTTATGATCCTGTTTACTTTATTTAATGGTCTTTCTGCTATTGCTCCCAATTACGGAACAATGCTGATTATAAGATTCATGTCCGGACTTCCTCATGGAGCTTTCTTCGGGGTAGGAACTGTAGTAGCTGCTAAAATGGCAGGAAAAGGGAAGGAAGCATTCTATATATCCATGATGTTTACAGGACTCACCGTGGCCAATCTGGTGATGGTTCCTTTGGTAACCTATATTGGACATACTTTCCATTGGCGACTGTATTTTGCTATCGTAGCTTTAATTGGTGTTTTTGCGCTGTTATTTTTAAAATTATGGATGCCTGCAATGGAAGCCAATCAAAATACCCACTTTCTGGATGAACTGAAATTCCTTAAAAAGAAGCAGTCGTGGCTGGTATTGGCAATTACAGCCATTGGGTTTGGTGGTCTTTTCACATGGTTGAGTTACATTACTCCATTAATGACCGGGATTTCCGGAGTGGAAAGCAGTCAAATGGCCTATGTAATGGTTCTTGCCGGAGCAGGAATGGTCGTAGGTAACCTTGCTGGAGGTATTATTTCAGATAAATTAGGTCCGGAAAAAACTTGTGCAGTCTTGATATTCTTAATGATGATTTCCCTGGTAGGAGTATTTTTACTTTCCGAGCATCAGAATATTGCTTTCATATTGACATTTATGTGTGGGGCATTATCAATGTCTATTGCAGCACCCATTAACATTATGATGATGAAAGCGGCACCGAAAAGTGAAATGATGGCTGCAGCTTTTATGCAGGCCGGTTTTAATATAGCCAATGCAATGGGAGCCTTCTTTGGCGGAATTCCTTTAGAATATGGATTGCCATTCAATTATCCGTCATTGGTAGGAGTGGGGATGACCTTTATCGGATTTGCGATCAGCGTAAGGTATATGTACTTGTATGGTTCACAAAAAGCTAACGAAGAAGAAGTGATGGCAGAGCGTGTTTCTTGTGACAAATAG